The following are encoded in a window of Rosa chinensis cultivar Old Blush chromosome 4, RchiOBHm-V2, whole genome shotgun sequence genomic DNA:
- the LOC112198981 gene encoding uncharacterized protein LOC112198981 — MVNSKVIVEARDVKPSIKPFNGKDNFTLWQRKMKNILVQQEVDEAIGDKPATMIEADYMKKNKKAKSSIELHLADNVLLHIGENMTANEAWEKLGSVYWGKTISSKLLLKKQLFGLKMEEGDDLNDHICKFQNCISNLEKVGAKMDDEDTAVMLLHLLPPSFKHFKTTMIFKYTITISKVCENLESYVKMDKEEESSQARGLHVRGKERGRSRNRGGGFKERGRSKSKGKGKEKKNGCFECGSLDH; from the coding sequence ATGGTGAACAGCAAAGTCATTGTTGAAGCAAGAGATGTGAAACCGTCCATTAAGCCCTTTAATGGCAAGGACAACTTCACGCTTTggcagaggaagatgaagaacatTCTGGTTCAGCAAGAGGTTGATGAGGCAATTGGAGATAAGCCTGCAACAATGATTGAAGCAGATTAtatgaagaagaataagaaagcaAAGAGCTCCATTGAGCTGCATCTTGCTGATAATGTCCTGCTTCATATTGGTGAGAATATGACTGCAAATGAAGCATGGGAGAAGCTTGGAAGCGTCTACTGGGGTAAAACTATTAGCAGCAAGCTACTCTTGAAGAAACAGCTTTTTGGCCTCAAGATGGAGGAAGGGGATGATCTTAATGATCACATATGCAAATTTCAGAATTGCATATCAAACTTGGAGAAGGTTGGAGCAAAGATGGATGACGAAGACACGGCTGTCATGTTACTTCATTTGCTTCCACCTTCATTCAAGCACTTCAAAACCACCATGATATTCAAATATACTATCACAATTTCTAAAGTGTGTGAGAACCTGGAATCATATGTCAAAatggacaaagaagaagaaagttctcaAGCACGGGGACTTCATGTCAGAGGCAAGGAGAGAGGAAGGTCCAGGAATAGAGGTGGTGGATTTAAAGAAAGAGGCAGGTCTAAATCCAAGGGaaaaggcaaagaaaagaagaatggttgcTTCGAATGTGGTTCACTTGACCACTAG